GTCGTACCTTGAACTCAGCATCACCACACAGCAAAGCTATAGCGAAATCGTCCACTGCACTGGTATCATGCGCGTTGAGATTGCGGGCACGTGCCATGATGCTGTAGTACGACAGCCATTTGACGGACGAGTCCGCCCTCTTGTTGACAGAAACGGCGGGTAGTGTGACCGTCTGGTTGTTACCAACGTTGCGCCAGCCCTTGCCTTCGCGCGTCAGAAGCTTAGGATAGAAACTCCAAGCGATGACCGAGTTAATCACAACATCGTTATTGCTGTTGATGTCGAAAACTTCAGGGATTATGAAGAATTGGCGGTTTCGGCTGTTGGAGCGTGCACTGTAGTGTTGGTTAGCAGTTGTCGAGCGGAGATATGATGTTTGGACAAAATGGCCTCTTACCGGTTGAGGGTCACTTTCTGTGATGCATCCAGGGTTAGAAGACCTGCATCTGCAATTGACACTATCAATTGCATTTTGATGTCCTCGATCGCCAGCAATGTCTGAGCACTGAGGAAGTTCTTTCGACAGAAAGCATACTCGTTGGACCCAGGGGTGCTTCTTGTGCGTCTCCAACTGCAATAGGCGTTGTATACGGTCAAGAGATCCGAGTCACCTAGTGATTGTTAATTATCAAGCGTGGGATATCGATATGTTGGGACACACCTCTTCGGAAAGATGCCCGTGCGCCATCGCGTTGTGAATTGGATCCGATTGTGTTCACAAATGGCGACTTGGAAGAAAGAATAGCTGCAATGCTGACGGTTGCATCCAAGCACCGGAAGAAAGCTCCATGAATGATCATcttgccgaggaagacatCCAGGGGCAACTTAGCTAGTTGTGTGCCGAGAGAGGTTAGACTCTCGTTGCTCGTCAAGGCTTTTACTTCCTTCAATGAATCAATGGCGCGGCGAATATTTTTCGAGGACGGCGGGTCAAGAGCCTCGAGAAGTGTCTGCTCCACTTCTCCCAACTTGCAGATCTTCACACGGAGCACCAGATCCTGCAAAGAAAGGCGCAGCAACTCAGGGGTTTGCTGTTCAGAAAGCAACTTTTCATGACGATGTTTAGTGAACAGGTGGAAGCAGATACCGTTCTGAACACGTCCAGCACGACCGCGACGTTGTTTAGCGTTCGCACGCGAAATGAATGACTCGACCAGACGGGACAATTGGCGTCTCTCATCGAATCGCATGATCTTCTCCTTGCCTGCATCGACCACGGCCGTGATGTCCGGGATGGTGATTCCTGTTTCCGCAATATTCGTTGCAATAACAATCTTTCTTGTGCCTTCTGGGGGGACGTTGAAGGCCTTTTCTTGGTCTTCACTGGCAATGGAAGAGTGAAGTGTGTGCACAACCCAGCCCCTCTGGAAAATGGGCTCGGACAGGATCTCGTCGTTCAGGCGACGGATTTCCGCCAGACCAGGCATGAAGATCAGGATCGCCTTGCTGTAGTGAGCCATCTCCGGGGCCGTAGCAATCTTCAGAAGCAATCTCTTGATCAAGTCATAGTCGAGCCTGTATTCGTCGATGTTGATGACAGTCTCCTTGGTCTCCCTAGAGTACCCATCAAGACTGGCTTGGAGACCTCCTATGGTGTCGGCATCCGTGGGTGGGTCATCCATATCATCGTCGAGGACTGTCTGCTGGGCGTCCTCCGACAAACGGTAGTTGGTCATCTCGACCGCATCCTCCAGATACTTCATTTCTACAGGGAAAGTTCGCCCTGGGATGTTCAGAACTGGCACCCCGCCGAGATAATTTGAGAAACGTTGGGCATCGAGGGTGGCTGACATGAGGATAAGTTTAAGGTCGGGTCGCTTCTCCATGAGTCGTCGGAGTACGATCAGAAGGAAGTCACTGTCGATAGTGCGCTCGTGAACCTCATCGAGAACCACATGAGTAATGTCTTGGAAGTCATCGGGCCGCTCGAGCATTCGTACAACCACTCCCGTGGTTCTATAATGTATTAGTTGAGCAACCACAAGATAAAACCTAGAGGGAACTGAGCACTCACGCATAAATCAATGGCGTTGATTGAGTAAACTTGCTCTCCAACCGTACTGCAAATCCAACGAGTGATCTGTTCGTGCCCACGTCGTTCTTGCTCTCTCCAAGCTCCTCGCTGACACGCCGAGCAAGCGAGATTGCAGAGATACGGCGGGGCTCGGTCACATAGATCTTGCATGGTCGGCCTTGGATCATCTCATGCTCGAGAATAAAAGACGGAATCTGTGTACTCTTTCCACTACCTGTTTCACTGCAAATGATCAAAGTTCCATGATCATCGAGCGTGTTCAGGATCTCATCTTTGAATCCCCATATTGGGAGGTTCATTCTCCCCTGCATCATGCGATGATAGGAAGGCGTCGACGATGTAGCCATCCATGCTTCTTTCAGGCGGTCATCAACACTTGCGAAATTGTCGCGCGCAGACCCCTTCATCGGGTTGCCTGGCTTGCTACCAACGCCGTTTCTCTTCCGGAAGTTGTCAGATAGAACAACATCATCTTCGAAGGTGCCTTGGTTCTCTTGGATCAGAAGTTTCAACTCCTTCACTGTAGTTTTGTCGATTTCATCCTGTTGGGTCTTCTGCAGTGTTGCAAACTCAGTCCAAAGTTCTCTCCAAACCGCCGGCAACCGCAGGTAGGCCTTGCCCTCCTTGGAATTCTGGGGGAACAAAATGAACAAAGCCAAAGTCGATACGTACCCCTCAGCCTGCTGCGCATTCGGTGTTGCAAGGGCATCCATTGACACGAAAGTAGCCAGAGAATTTGACTTGTGTGCAATCGATTCCACTGCTAACGGGAATGGGGCTTCTTGGGGCTTTGACCATCGCACTTCGAGAGCCTTTCTGTTTGAATGACTTGAAGAGGAGAAGTCTTGGTAGACAACCACGCACGATGAGTCTTTTGATTTGCAGGTCTCTTCCAAGACTCGTCGTGGGCTCAGGCCTGTCGATTTTCCGAAGTCGCGGAGTGTGAATGAGATCTGGGTCTCTGGAGGGGGAATACCTAAGATCGAGCCTGAATCCTCAGTTTCGCCTTGGAACAAATCCCCAAGGGCGTCCTCCATTCCGTCGATCGCAAGGAGGGCCGGATCTAGCTCTTCGTCAATCTCGGGTTTTGGCTGTTCTTCTGCATCGGTCGGAgactttttctttctgcCCACCGGGCGCCGAATAAATGAAGCATCTTTTTTTAGCTCGTCAAGCTTTTGCTCCCAAATGTACTCTGCTTCTCGGCGTTCAAATAGGACATCACGTTCGATCTTGGCAATCTTCCGCTGTAGTTTAGAGGTTTCAGGGTCATCTGAGAGGTTTCCAGCGCCACCGCGACCTTTCTTACCCTTTCCGGGGCGATCAAAGAGATCTGGCTGCAGGCTGTAAAGCTGAGTCTGCAGCTCCAGCCATTCGGGAACCATGATGTCTGGGTCGACTGAGCTGTCCGAGTCATATGAAATAGGAGGGGCAACCTTTGCTGCCTTCCAGTcatccttcttctttccttgcTTGCTTCGATTTTGGGATGAAACAGGAGTCGAGGTTCCTGAAGCTTTCGATTCTGCCAAGAGTTAGCATTTTGTCGTGATAGAAAACCTCAAGCCATGGAAAGATTAACCTGTCATCCATGAGGTGACACTGTCCGTATCTCTCAGCTGGCGAGCAATCGTCTGTGTATAAGAGGGCAATTCATTCTTATCACTGTGCGTAGCCAACCATTCAATTGCTTCATCAAGGTTCCACACAACATCCCGACCGGCACTGGTTGAGTTGCCAGCAAAATATTGCAAAACATGCTTCAGTGCATCCTCGACGCGGTTTTCTGGGAAGTTGAGTTTGAGCAGGGTTTCCTTCAAGGTCCAAAGCTTGTTGTATAGATCCTCCTCAGAGCCAGCCTGTTTTGAACTTGTGATCCGTCCACTTGCTATAAGATAGTCGTGTTCTTCTGTACCGGCCAGTTCAATAATTTTGTCTTGAATATCTGTCGGTAGCCACTCCAGAAGGCTCAACGTTGCTGATTGCTGTCGGAAAATGCGGCGTTCGTTGTCCAGCTTGGTGGCCTGGCGCGCAGCGTCATTTTTACACTTGACAGCGTATTTATCAACCAAAATCTGAAGCTCTGCTTCTTCCAGATGCTTTTCCAGCTCCTCCGGTGTGTAGTCTTGTAACGAGGAGGTTGTTTGTGGTGCAGTGGCATCTGTAGTGCGAACGGCAGTGCGTTCAGGCTGCGGCTCGGTTTCTGGCGTGGCTTTTGATTCTTCGGTAGCTGAATACGGTGTTGTTATTGCTTCTGGCTTAGGCTTCGAGGGCATAGAGACCGTTGCAAAGCCTCGAGCCGGATTGGAGGcgggcttcttctttttcttgctgCTCGGCGGCATTTGAGGCCTAAGTATTAGCGGGCCTGGTGGAGATGTCTTCAAAGCACGCTGAAAGTCAGCGGTCAAAAACCAATGAATTTGGCCTATAAAATAATGTCAAATATGGTGTACAAAATTCTCAAAAATGGGGTTGAAATGTGTAGAGAACGAAGAGTCGGCCATGACTGTTTGATGGCGGGATGGAATCCAGCTCCCCACACAAAACTCTTATGACAGCATTCCTAGCCCACTTCACCAACTTCAACACTCTCTGAACCacccccccctctctccaTTCCCCGTATTGACCGCTGATCATGGATGGGATTCCATGGGACCAGGTCAAGGCCGGGGATCTGGATGCCTTGCAGGTCGTTCTCCTCTCGAGTTCGACATCGCGCAGGCTCCGGGCCCTGCAAGAACTCCGCGACAAGAATGGTACCGTGATAATCCACGGCCTCATGACGAGCAGATTCACTGACTATTTGTTGTATAGGGTTTGAGATATCACCAGAAACCAATCACGATTTACTAGAGTTGCTCTTCCGTACCTATCCTCTCTATGTCGATCGATCCTCCCGACAGGCGGTCCAACAATGCCTCCGCCCTCTCCTCCGCGGGCCGAACGCGACCGAAGAATTAAAATTTCTTACCCAAAAATTGCAAACTGAAGCATCCAGATCAGGTTTGGCTTCCTCGTTTGCATTTGTtctgttggaatggtgctGTATTCTGTTGCAGCAGGCCAGCGGGGACACGAACACACCGTTGGCCACCGTGCTAGACCTGATTGCGGTTGATGCCAAGGCCCTGGAAAATTGTCTTTCCCAAAAACCCAAGCCTGCAGTAAAGCAGTCAGCTCTCCGAGTAACAAGACGTGCTTTGCGCGCCGTGTTTTCGTCTGAGGCATGGGGTGCTGATGCAGTGCGGCAGTCTGTCAGCCGACTGACTGTAGACTCTACAGCGGGGAACAAGAATGCGCCTCTTCTCGGTGTCTTGTGTGGAGTCTGTGCGCGGCTAGCAGACAAGAGGTCAATCCTCGAAGAGTCGAAGAAGGAGATTTTGGCTTTCTACATCAAGGAGGTCGTAAGCTCAAAATCTGCTGTGCCTGCACATGTCGCCAATGGCATGTCTGACTTCTTTATTTCCTTTATGACATACGAAGATGTCGCTACTGAATTGGTACCTCCCGTGGAAAGGTCCATACTTCGAGCACCAGAGGTGGTTCTCGGCGGCGTGATTCCTCCTCTCTGTGCTTCTTTGCCGGAAGAGATTGATCTCTCGGAATTGGTGCAAACGCGCCTTTCCAAGCATCTTTTGACTAGCATGAAATCAAACAACCCATCAATTCGCCAAGGAGCGTCTGACTCTTTTGCATCCTTGCTCTCTCGGTGCAGAAGCGATTCCTTGGTGCTGAAGATCACGTCTGAAATCATCAGTCCTCTGAAAACCCAGAAAATTACTACTCCTGAGCATCGCCTGGCTTATGCCCAGGCTATTGGGGCTATCTCACCTTCGGCAGATGTCTCAAAAGAGATAGTTCAAGGGTTCTGCCCTGTATTTTCGCGGGAGTCGAACGAAGCTGCTCTGGAAGAGGAGATCAGATCCTTTAGCAAACACCTTACTTACCTCGTTCAATCCAAGATCAAGGTAAGCGATGATGTTATCAGCACTATTGTCAAGGGTGTATCCGATAAGCGAATTCCGTTCCGAAAAATCTGGCAAGCAAGTGTGGGAGAAGTCATATGGAAGTCTGATCTAGAGGATTTGAAGACTCCTGAAATTGAACCACTTGTCACCAAGTTCCTCGCTAAAATGAAGGATTTGTTTGGTGAGGTTTCTTCAAACCCGCTTCCCTCGGCCCAAAGCGGTGCTCTATCTTCGGCTTATGTCTTCCTGGCTCTTTTCCACCGAGTTTCTGATGTTCAAGGGACTGCCAAGTCCGTTTGGGAGGAGAACGTAACCCAGTCGATGATATTGAGCCCCAAACCTTCTTTCCTCCTCAACCCTAAGGCATACTCAAAGTTGAGTTCTAAGGAAGAGGTCCAGTGGCTTGTCAGGGCTCTGGCCGCTGTTGTCTCCGGGCCCAAGTTTTCTAGCTCTGAAGACGCATCTAAGTCGGCTTGGGCTCAGACCTTTATCTACGCAATCACCGCGCCTGTTATTTCCTCAAACATTCGCGAGAACTCCGCAGATACCCTGTCTCGAGTTTATCTAACGGATGTGGCCTCTTTTGGGCGCATCATTCTCAATGCACTATGGGCCTGGATCTTTTCATTCCGGACCACGGAGAAGGAATCAGCAGCCGTTTCTGCTGGACCAGAGGGCGAACGCCTGCTTCATATGGTCTTGAAGGCTCTTTGCCCAACAAAGGCTGTCGTAGAAACCTCTGGGGTATCATCTTCTGATCTGGAGGGTCTGCTCGTTGAGATGCTAATTCTGTGTCGGCCTGAGTTAATTCCGAACACCTCTTGGATTGATTTGTGCTTAAGGACCGGTACCGACCCTGGAGATCTTGTCCGCACACACACTGGCAATTGTATTGAGCAATTGGTTCGCGTAAGCGCAGACCCTGTGCAGTCAGCGGTGCCGAATATTAACCTCGCTGTCTGGAGCGCTGGGGCTGAACTGGCGTTTGTTGCCCCCGATGCAATGATCCCCCGTTTGGTAGATCAGATTAAATATGATCTAGACGGCACTCGCCTATCTAAGTTCACTGCCACTGATGCTGCTATTTCACGCACCCCCGAAGGAACCGCTTTCGTCGATGTGCTCAGCAGTAAGTCGAAGCAGCCGGCCTTTGATAAAAACACCAAGGATTATGATACCCTGAAGTGGGAGGAAGAGCTTCGTGCGCAATTAGCCGAAAAGAAGGGCCAAAGCCAAAAGAAGCTGACGCCCGAGGAAAATTCCAAGGTCAAGGCCCAGCTTGCCAAGGAGGCCAAGATTCGTCAAGATGTTGTGGAAGAAGTCAAGCGGATCGAAAGAGGAGCGGGCCTTATCCGGGGCCTCGCAACAGGTCCTGCCAATGACGTCGAGGGGTGGATCAACGCTGCCGTCAGTTCTTTGCTGTCGCTCGCTCAGGCTGGCGCGGGTCTATTTGTCGGTGATGTTGTCTCCCGAGCGTTCATTACTTGCGCCGATGAGGTGTCAACCCGCCTCGGTCCTCTGCGTACTTTCGTCGGTATCGCGACACTTCGCGCCATCGGCAACACCAACCTCCCCTCCGATATGGAATTGGAGCCTCTCGGCGAACTCGTGACACGGATTCTCTACCGATTGCGCTTCGCTTCTGAGCAGCGTCCTTTCGATTCCACTTCTCTCGCTTACGTTCTTCCGCTTATTTCTCTGGTTTTAACCCAGAACGGCATCGAAGAAGcgaagggagaagaagaaggcacCCAAGTTCTCCTTGCTCTTGAGTTCCTGTCCTTTCACTCTGGCTCTTGTGAGTTCTTCCGCCTTTGAAACTAGTGTCAAGCCAACCACTAATGCTGTTATATAGTCACCGACACCCGTCTTCCTCGTGTCGATGTTCTACGTCAACTTCTATCTGCCATGCAGAAATATACCCAGCACTACAAGCTGGTTAAGGATACCTTGTTCGACTTTTGCCGATGCATCTCGCCGAACATTAGCGGCGAAGAGCTGGATGCGCTTTTGCAGGGAACCATCGTCGCTGAGGCCTCTGTCCGAACAACTGTGCTTCAGGTCATTGAGGCTGAGATCGATTTGACTGACCTCGATTTCTCGGAGCACATCTGGCTTGGCTGCCACGACCTGGTGGAGGAGAATGCCAAGATTGCAGACACGATCTGGGAAGATAATGCGCTGGAGGTGGATGACACTTCGTTCAGCAAGATCATGAAATACTTGGACTCCAAAGACTACCAGCTTAGAGGTGCTGCTGCTCGCGCTTTAGCACATGCCATTGAGTTCGATAAGAGCAGGTTTGCGGGTATTTTGTCTGAACTGCAATCCAAATATGTGGAAGAAATCAAACCTAAGGCACCCGAAAAGGACGCCTACGGCATGCCCAAGAAGATAGACACTGCAGACCACTGGGAGGCTCGCAGTGGTATTGCGCTGGCTTTCAATGCCATGACGAACGGATTCGATGGTGACGAAAGTGTCTCCTTTTTGCGATTCCTGATTGAGAAGGGTCCCTTGCTCGATGGAAACTCCCGGGTCCGTGGCCAAATGACAGAAAGTGGTAAATCCATAATCATCTTGCGAGGAGAGTCAAAGGTTGAAGAGATGATGCAATTGCTCCAAACAACACTGGAAACCTCGGATAAGGACACAAAGACCTCTGACTTGCTGAACGAGGCTGTCATCGTGTTATATGGATCTGTGGCCACACACCTCAAGCCGGATGATCCTCGGTTGCAAACTGTTATCAGTGAGCTGCTCGTGGCCCTCGATACCCCTTCGGAGTCTGTGCAGCACGCTGTGTCCGAGTGTCTGCCACCGCTGATCAGATCGTCTGGTTCCAAGACGGCAGAGTACGTGGAAAACCTACTCTACCGACTTTTCAATGCCCCTGACTATCCTCGCCAACGCGGTGCTGCTTACGGTCTTGCTGCAGTCGTGTGTGGCCGGGGTATTGCAACCTTGCGGGAGTACCGAATCATGAGCCAGCTCAAGGAGGCCGCCGAGaacaaaagagaaaaggatCACCGACGGGGCGCTTTGTTAGCTTATGAGCTTTTCGCCCTAGTTTTAGGCCGGACCTTTGAGCCTTACGTGATCCACCTCGTACCCCAGCTTCTGGCAGGATTTGGTGACACCAGCATTAGCGTCCGCGATACTTGTCTGGAGGCTTCAAGGGCTTGCTTCCAGAACCTCAGCTCTTACGGTGTTAAAGAGATTCTTCCTACCTTGCTCGACGGCTTGGATGATACGCAATGGCGTAGTCAGAAGGGTGCCTGCGATCTGCTTGGTGCCATGGCCTACCTGGACCCGCAGCAGCTTGCAGCCAGTTTGCCTGATATCATTCCACCTTTGACAATTGTGCTTAACGACACCCACAAGGAAGTCCGTAGCGCAGCGAACCGCAGTCTTCAGCGCTTCGGCGAGGTTATTAGCAACCCCGAGGTGAAGAGCTTGGTTGGTGTCCTTCTGAAGGCTTTGAGTGATCCAACGAAGCACACAGATGAGGCGCTGGATTCCTTGATCAAGGTTTCTTTCGCACACTACCTCGATGCCCCCTCCCTGGCCCTTGTTGTGCGCATTCTCGAGCGTGGTCTTAGTGACCGATCTAACACTAAGCGAAAGTCGGCACAGATTATTGGCAGCTTGGCCCATCTCACAGAGCGCAAAGATCTTATCTCGCACTTGCCTATCATTGTGGCCGGACTTAACTTGGCCATTGTTGATCCAGTTCCTACAACCCGTGCTACTGCCTCCAAGGCCCTTGGTTCGCTCATCGAGAAACTAGGCGAGGACGCTCTGCCAGAGCTTATTCCCAACCTTATGGCTACTCTCAAATCTGACACTGGTGCTGGTGACAGACTTGGTTCTGCTCAAGCTCTTTCGGAGGTCCTTGCAGGCCTTGGCACGACCAGACTCGAGGAGACACTGCCAACTATTCTCCAGAACGTCTCCAGTGCCAAGCCTGCCGTTCGTGAAGGCTTCATGAcactcttcatcttcttgccAGCTTGCTTCGGTAACAGCTTCGCCAACTATCTCAGCAAGATCATCCCCCCTATTCTTGCTGGTTTGGCCGATGATATTGAGGCTATTCGCGAGACGGCTCTCCGGGCCGGTCGTCTGCTTGTCAAGAACTTCGCTCACAAGGCCATTGATCTCTTGCTTCCTGAATTGGAGCGTGGTCTTGCGGATGACAGCTACCGCATCCGTTTGAGTTCCGTCGAGCTTGTCGGCGATCTCCTCTTCAGTCTTACTGGTATCTCCGGTAAGGTCGAGGgagatgaagaggaggaggaagccACTCAAGCTGGCCAATCCTTGTTGGAGGTTCTCGGAGCTGAGCGCAGAGACAAGGTTCTTTCGTCTCTGTACATATGTCGCTGCGATACCTCAGGCCAGGTCAAGAGTGCGGCCCTGGGTGTCTGGAAGGCACTTGTCGCCTCCCCAAGAACGCTCAAGGACATGGTTCCCACGCTGTCTCAGCTCATTATTCGCCGCCTTGGGTCCAGCAACATGGAGCAGAAGGTCATTGCCAGCAACGCTCTTGGAGACCTTATCAAGAAGGCTGGAGAGTCTGTTCTCAACACCTTGCTTCCCTTGCTTCAAGATGGTCTTCAGACTTCACCTGATGTAGAGGTCAAGCAAGGTATCTGCATTGCTCTCCGCGAGCTTATCAATGCCGCTTCCCCCGAtgcgctggaggactttgagGATATTCTCATAGCCACCGTGCGCGTGGCTCTGGTCGACAACGACGACGATGTGCGAGAAGCTGCCGCTGAGGCCTTCGATTCACTGCAGCAGATCATGGGCAAGCGGGTCGTAGACCAGGTCCTGCCTTACCTTCTTCACTTGCTGAGAAATGACGAAGATGCCGAGCAGGCGTTGTCGGCTCTATTAACACTTCTCACGGAGCAGACTCGCGCCAACATTATCCTTCCCAACCTCATTCCCACATTGCTTACCCCGCCAATTACTGCTTTCAACGCCAGAGCCCTTGCATCTCTGGCCGAAGTTGCCGGCTCTGCCATGACAAGGAGACTACCAACCATCCTCAACTCCCTTATGGACGGGATCATCGAGACTACCGACGAGGAGCTTCGAACAGAGCTCAGCACTGCATTCGACACTGTCCTGGTGTCTGTAGACGAGTACGATGGCCTGAGTGTCGCCATGAATGTGATGATCACTCTTGTCAAGCATGACGATCACCGCCGTCGCGCTGCTGCGGCACTCCATCTTACAAAGTTCTTCGCGGAAGCTGACCTCGACTTCTCGAGGTACTACCAGGACTTGATCCGTTCCTTGCTGATTTCGTTCGATGACTCAGACAAGGATGTCGTCAAGTCAGCATGGACTGCCCTCACTGGTCTCATGTCTCACATGCGcaaggaagagatggagagCTTGGCTATTCCCACCCGCCAGATTCTGCGACAGGTGGGTGTGGCTGGCGCGGATCTGCCCGGCTTCAGTCTGCCTAAGGGCATCATGGCTATCTTGCCGATCTTCTTGCAAGGTCTTCTCAACGGTACTACTGATCAGCGTACCCAGTCCGCGCTTGCAATGTCTGATATCATTGACCGGACTCGTGCCGAGTCATTGAAGCCTTTCGTGACTCAGATCACCGGTCCGCTCATTCGTGTTGTGTCAGAACGTTCAGTCGACATCAAGTGTAAGTCGTGCAAGGCCTTTGTGTGGTATCAATTTACTAATTCTATTTTCTAGGCGCCATCTTCTTTACTCTTAACAAGCTGTTGGAGAAGATTCCGTTGGCTGTCAAGCCGTTCTTGCCTCAGCTCCAGCGCACATTCGCACGTGGTCTAGCCGACACAACAAGCGAGACTCTGCGCAACCGGGCTGCCAAGGGTCTTGGTATCTTGATTACGCTAACCCCCAGGGTTGATCCTCTTATTGCTGGTAAGTCTCGGAAGGTTTTAAATATGGAATGTCGCTCATCGCTAACTTAATCTCCAGAACTCATTGCTGGATCCAAGACCAGCGACATCGGCGTGAAGAACGCCATGATGAAGGCTCTCCAGGAGGTCGTTGGCAAGGCTGGTGCTAATATGAGCGAAGCATCCCGGCAAGCTATTCTTGGTCT
The nucleotide sequence above comes from Penicillium digitatum chromosome 1, complete sequence. Encoded proteins:
- a CDS encoding Translational activator, putative gives rise to the protein MDGIPWDQVKAGDLDALQVVLLSSSTSRRLRALQELRDKNGFEISPETNHDLLELLFRTYPLYVDRSSRQAVQQCLRPLLRGPNATEELKFLTQKLQTEASRSGLASSFAFVLLEWCCILLQQASGDTNTPLATVLDLIAVDAKALENCLSQKPKPAVKQSALRVTRRALRAVFSSEAWGADAVRQSVSRLTVDSTAGNKNAPLLGVLCGVCARLADKRSILEESKKEILAFYIKEVVSSKSAVPAHVANGMSDFFISFMTYEDVATELVPPVERSILRAPEVVLGGVIPPLCASLPEEIDLSELVQTRLSKHLLTSMKSNNPSIRQGASDSFASLLSRCRSDSLVLKITSEIISPLKTQKITTPEHRLAYAQAIGAISPSADVSKEIVQGFCPVFSRESNEAALEEEIRSFSKHLTYLVQSKIKVSDDVISTIVKGVSDKRIPFRKIWQASVGEVIWKSDLEDLKTPEIEPLVTKFLAKMKDLFGEVSSNPLPSAQSGALSSAYVFLALFHRVSDVQGTAKSVWEENVTQSMILSPKPSFLLNPKAYSKLSSKEEVQWLVRALAAVVSGPKFSSSEDASKSAWAQTFIYAITAPVISSNIRENSADTLSRVYLTDVASFGRIILNALWAWIFSFRTTEKESAAVSAGPEGERLLHMVLKALCPTKAVVETSGVSSSDLEGLLVEMLILCRPELIPNTSWIDLCLRTGTDPGDLVRTHTGNCIEQLVRVSADPVQSAVPNINLAVWSAGAELAFVAPDAMIPRLVDQIKYDLDGTRLSKFTATDAAISRTPEGTAFVDVLSSKSKQPAFDKNTKDYDTLKWEEELRAQLAEKKGQSQKKLTPEENSKVKAQLAKEAKIRQDVVEEVKRIERGAGLIRGLATGPANDVEGWINAAVSSLLSLAQAGAGLFVGDVVSRAFITCADEVSTRLGPLRTFVGIATLRAIGNTNLPSDMELEPLGELVTRILYRLRFASEQRPFDSTSLAYVLPLISLVLTQNGIEEAKGEEEGTQVLLALEFLSFHSGSFTDTRLPRVDVLRQLLSAMQKYTQHYKLVKDTLFDFCRCISPNISGEELDALLQGTIVAEASVRTTVLQVIEAEIDLTDLDFSEHIWLGCHDLVEENAKIADTIWEDNALEVDDTSFSKIMKYLDSKDYQLRGAAARALAHAIEFDKSRFAGILSELQSKYVEEIKPKAPEKDAYGMPKKIDTADHWEARSGIALAFNAMTNGFDGDESVSFLRFLIEKGPLLDGNSRVRGQMTESGKSIIILRGESKVEEMMQLLQTTLETSDKDTKTSDLLNEAVIVLYGSVATHLKPDDPRLQTVISELLVALDTPSESVQHAVSECLPPLIRSSGSKTAEYVENLLYRLFNAPDYPRQRGAAYGLAAVVCGRGIATLREYRIMSQLKEAAENKREKDHRRGALLAYELFALVLGRTFEPYVIHLVPQLLAGFGDTSISVRDTCLEASRACFQNLSSYGVKEILPTLLDGLDDTQWRSQKGACDLLGAMAYLDPQQLAASLPDIIPPLTIVLNDTHKEVRSAANRSLQRFGEVISNPEVKSLVGVLLKALSDPTKHTDEALDSLIKVSFAHYLDAPSLALVVRILERGLSDRSNTKRKSAQIIGSLAHLTERKDLISHLPIIVAGLNLAIVDPVPTTRATASKALGSLIEKLGEDALPELIPNLMATLKSDTGAGDRLGSAQALSEVLAGLGTTRLEETLPTILQNVSSAKPAVREGFMTLFIFLPACFGNSFANYLSKIIPPILAGLADDIEAIRETALRAGRLLVKNFAHKAIDLLLPELERGLADDSYRIRLSSVELVGDLLFSLTGISGKVEGDEEEEEATQAGQSLLEVLGAERRDKVLSSLYICRCDTSGQVKSAALGVWKALVASPRTLKDMVPTLSQLIIRRLGSSNMEQKVIASNALGDLIKKAGESVLNTLLPLLQDGLQTSPDVEVKQGICIALRELINAASPDALEDFEDILIATVRVALVDNDDDVREAAAEAFDSLQQIMGKRVVDQVLPYLLHLLRNDEDAEQALSALLTLLTEQTRANIILPNLIPTLLTPPITAFNARALASLAEVAGSAMTRRLPTILNSLMDGIIETTDEELRTELSTAFDTVLVSVDEYDGLSVAMNVMITLVKHDDHRRRAAAALHLTKFFAEADLDFSRYYQDLIRSLLISFDDSDKDVVKSAWTALTGLMSHMRKEEMESLAIPTRQILRQVGVAGADLPGFSLPKGIMAILPIFLQGLLNGTTDQRTQSALAMSDIIDRTRAESLKPFVTQITGPLIRVVSERSVDIKCAIFFTLNKLLEKIPLAVKPFLPQLQRTFARGLADTTSETLRNRAAKGLGILITLTPRVDPLIAELIAGSKTSDIGVKNAMMKALQEVVGKAGANMSEASRQAILGLIDDDASDQTDSVSITNARLLGALVKVLPAASSVPLIKNRILSGSLSHAAVLGLNALLAECPEVLTEHFSLELPTVICQGLVNQDPFVSDNSALAAGKYLLSNNGDHAFESSKTIFEALASAIQVGKPVDTRRLSLVVIRTASRLHPELARPHLALLAPPIFASVRDLVIPVKLAAEAAFLSIFSVVESDSEVFDKYMAGPGASLPPGPKRSMSDYFKRIAVRLANQARERREAEGGEGGLGLSNDELDDEKELWSIGKVDLGEAFGDE